One stretch of Oncorhynchus masou masou isolate Uvic2021 chromosome 9, UVic_Omas_1.1, whole genome shotgun sequence DNA includes these proteins:
- the LOC135546273 gene encoding frizzled-9-like, protein MEGSPLKILISLWCQLVVAGYSVELGTYDLERGRPAKCEPIVIPMCQGIGYNMTRMPNFMDHDNQKEAAIKLNEFAPLVEYGCDVHLRFFLCSLYTPMCTDKVSTSIPACRPMCEQARQKCSPIMEKFHYAWPDSLDCSKLPTRNDPNALCMEAPENDTKTEIKKGEGMLPVPPRPRQPGSGNGRSTGSLGSCENPEKFQYVEKSQSCAPRCSSAVDVFWSRRDKDFAFIWMTVWSTLCFVSTSFTVLTFLLDPHRFQYPERPIIFLSMCYNIYSVAFIIRSVAGAENIACDRENGELYIIQEGLESTGCTIVFLILYYFGMASSIWWVILTLTWFLAAGKKWGHEAIESHSNYFHMAAWGIPALKTIIILTMRKVAGDELTGLCYVGSMDSGALTGFVLIPLSCYLVIGTSFVLTGFVALFHIRKVMKTEGTNTEKLEKLMVKIGIYSILYTVPATCVIICYFYERLNMDYWKFRGLEGKCVSFPGRRNEDCSLDASVPTVAVFMLKIFMSLVVGITSGVWVWSSKTLQTWQGLCSRKLASDRTSRKPCGSVSCSTHCHYKAPAVVLHMAKTDPYSESPTHV, encoded by the coding sequence ATGGAGGGGTCTCCTTTGAAGATACTGATTTCTCTCTGGTGTCAGTTGGTGGTTGCTGGCTACAGTGTGGAGCTAGGAACCTACGACCTGGAACGCGGCAGACCAGCCAAATGCGAACCCATAGTAATCCCCATGTGCCAGGGCATTGGCTACAACATGACCAGAATGCCCAATTTTATGGACCATGACAACCAAAAGGAGGCTGCCATCAAGCTGAATGAGTTTGCACCTCTAGTGGAGTATGGCTGTGATGTGCACCTTCGTttcttcctctgctctctctacacccccatgTGCACTGATAAAGTGTCTACCTCCATCCCAGCCTGCAGGCCCATGTGTGAGCAGGCCAGGCAGAAGTGCTCACCCATTATGGAGAAGTTCCACTACGCATGGCCTGACTCGCTGGATTGCTCCAAGCTCCCGACCAGGAATGACCCCAACGCGCTGTGCATGGAGGCTCCAGAGAACGACACCAAGACAGAGATCAAGAAGGGAGAGGGCATGCTTCCTGTTCCCCCTCGGCCAAGGCAACCGGGTAGCGGTAACGGGCGCTCCACGGGCAGTCTGGGGTCCTGCGAGAACCCAGAGAAGTTCCAGTACGTGGAGAAGAGCCAGTCGTGTGCTCCCCGCTGCTCCTCGGCAGTGGACGTGTTCTGGTCCAGAAGGGACAAGGACTTTGCCTTCATCTGGATGACGGTGTGGTCAACGCTCTGTTTCGTCTCCACGTCCTTCACCGTTCTCACCTTCCTCCTGGACCCCCACCGCTTCCAGTACCCTGAACGGCCCATCATCTTCCTCTCCATGTGCTACAACATCTACTCTGTGGCCTTCATCATCCGCTCGGTGGCCGGGGCCGAGAACATCGCCTGCGACCGGGAGAATGGCGAGCTCTACATCATCCAGGAGGGGCTGGAGTCCACAGGCTGCACCATCGTCTTCCTCATCCTCTACTACTTCGGTATGGCCTCGTCCATCTGGTGGGTCATACTTACCCTCACCTGGTTCCTGGCCGCTGGTAAGAAGTGGGGCCACGAGGCCATTGAGTCCCACAGCAACTACTTCCACATGGCCGCGTGGGGCATCCCGGCTCTGAAGaccatcatcatcctcaccatGAGGAAGGTAGCAGGGGATGAGCTGACGGGTCTGTGCTACGTGGGCAGCATGGACTCTGGAGCGCTCACTGGCTTTGTGCTCATCCCTCTGTCCTGTTACCTGGTCATTGGCACGTCCTTCGTCCTCACCGGCTTTGTGGCGCTCTTCCACATCCGCAAGGTGATGAAAACCGAAGGCACCAACACGGAGAAGCTGGAGAAGCTGATGGTGAAGATCGGCATCTACTCCATCCTGTACACGGTGCCCGCCACCTGCGTCATCATCTGCTACTTCTACGAGAGGCTCAACATGGACTACTGGAAGTTCAGGGGGCTAGAGGGCAAGTGCGTGTCATTCCCCGGGCGCCGGAACGAGGACTGCTCCCTGGATGCGTCGGTGCCCACTGTGGCGGTGTTCATGCTGAAGATCTTCATGTCTTTGGTGGTGGGCATCACcagtggtgtgtgggtgtggagcTCCAAGACCCTGCAGACCTGGCAGGGCCTGTGCAGCAGGAAGCTGGCATCAGACAGGACTAGCAGGAAGCCCTGTGGCAGCGTGAGCTGCAGCACACACTGTCATTACAAAGCCCCTGCCGTGGTGCTCCACATGGCCAAGACAGACCCTTACTCAGAAAGCCCCACACATGTCTGA